Genomic DNA from Rhodothermales bacterium:
TGCGCGCATCGGCAAGCACGGCGGAAATGCCCTTCTTGTTGATCGTCTTGATCGTCTGGGCGGACACGCGCAGCGTGACCCAGCGATCTTCCTCCGGGACGTAGAACCGCTTCTTCTGCAGGTTCACCTCGAAGCGACGCTTCGCCTTGTTATGGGCGTGAGACACGTGGTTGCCGGCTACGGGACCCTTGCCGGTCAGCTGATCTTTGCGTGCCATCGTGATTTCGTTCGGTGGTGGTAGGGGCGCGTCACACACCTCGTAATGACGCGCCTACAGAACCAAGAAAATACGGCGACAGATCCGCCTATGAAACCGAGAGGGCGGGTAGAATTGGTGAAGCGGGCCGGTTTTGGGCGGCCGCCAGCCGCCCTCAGACGTCCAACGCCACCGCCCGCGCCGGCTCCATCTTCGCCGCGCGCGTCGATGGATACACTGAGGCGAGCACACACAGCGCAATGGCCATCGCAGAAATGGCCGCCACATCCAGCAGTTCGATCGACACCGGATAGGAATCGATGAGGAATGAGTCCGCACCCATCATGGGCACGAACTGATAGCGCTGCTGGAGCAGGGACAGCCCCAGGCCAAGTGCAAGGCCGATTCCCCCGCCGAAGAGTCCGATCAGCAGCCCGTCCGCCAGAAAGATCTTGCGCACATCGGCCGCCGAGACGCCCATCGCCCGTAGCACCCCGATATCCCGGCGCTTCTCCACCACAATCATGGTGAGTGAACCCACGATGTTGAACGCCGCCACGACTATGATCAGCGCCAGCACGGCCATCGCCCCCCACTTCTCCAGTCGCATCACGGCATAGAGCGATTCCTGCAGGTCGTACCAGGTCTGCACCTCAAACTCGTCCGGGTCCAGCGACTCCTGCAGAGCGGCCTGCACCCGGCCCGCATGTTCGATGTCGTCAAGCCGCACATCGACGCCGTGCACCCGACGGCCCATGCGAAACATGCGCTGGCACTCCGCGAGGTCTACAAAAACGAAACTCTCGTCGTACACGGCCTCCAACTCATAGAGACCGCGCACCTCAAACGTCGCGATCTGTGGCGGACCCAGCACCCGAGTCAGCGTGCGCTCCAGCGCGTTTGCCGAGAGCAGCGAGACCCTGCTCGCCTCCCGGTCCCCTCCGGCCGGGGTCAGAACCAGTCGCTCACCGAGACGCCGACCAAGCACAACTCCGGGGCGACCCTCCACACGACTCAGATTGTTCGTGCCGAATCCTGTGGACGCCACCGCCTGACCCAGGGTTGGATCGCGATCCGAGTCCACGCCACGTACGATGACCACCTTGTTGAACCCGTCCTCGGAGTCATACGCCAGCAGCGCCTTGCCCTCGATGTACGGCGAGGCCGACACCACGCCTTCCACGTCTTCAATCGCCACCAGCAGACTGTCCCTGGCCTCGAATCCCCGCTCCCCGGCGCTGACCACACGCACGTGCGGATCCAGCGACACCAGCATGTCCCTTACAAACGTAAAGAACCCGTTCATCACCGAGAGCACCACGATGAGGGCCGCCACCCCGACGGCCACGCCCGCCACGGAGATGCCGGTGATCTTGGTGATCAGCGAAAACGACCGGCGTCCGAGCAGGTAGCGCCTGGCAATCAGCAGCCGGAAGTCCACAGGCTACGCCCCTAGAATGGGCATCGGATTCGTAAAGGCACCCTCCGGCACGGTCAGGGGAGCGTCCAGCCCATCGGTCATCATGGTCCAGCGCGCGCAATCCTTCTGGGAGGAGAGTTGCACCGAGCCCCGGGGACTCGCCAGGTCCTGATACCCGGTCCAGTCGCAGGCCTGCTCACTGCCCGACTGCAGCACATAGTGCCACTTTCGCACGTGCCCGGTCTCACGATCAATCCACACGTAGTACTGATCTCCAGGCGTCAGCCCAACCTCCTGAAAGCTCAGCCGGATCACTTCATGTGCCGCATCACTCGAGTCCGGCACCAGGGTGCGGGTTACTCCGGGGTCCAGCATTTTGGCCGGCATGAGCAGCCAGTAGGTGTCGTTGATGAACGCGCTGTAGCCGCGCTCCACAAGCGCCTCCTGGTTCGGAGCCGGCTCGCCATCGCGGAACGCCTGACCCTCCTGCGACTGTGTATTGAACAACACCACGATGTTGGAATCGTTGCGCACATATTCCAGACGATAGTCGCCCGTCATCTTGTCCCACAGATGGCGCCTTGGCGCTCTGGGAGGCACCCCGAAGTTGAACCGCAGGTACGGCATCGAGCGCATCGCCATTTCGCCTCCCGAGGCGGCCAGCGCCCGGAAGGCAAGCGAATCAGCCCGATCCACCAGTTCCGGCAGCTCGCTGGTCATTTCGTCGGCAGAGGTTTCCGGGGGCTGCGGCACCTGACAGGCGGCAAGGGCCACCACCAGACCGAGTGCGGGGATACACGATTTCACGGTCCTGCTCCGTATTGAGGGATAGAGAGGAAAGAACAAAGGGGTACTCCCCCGGTTTCGTTACCTATGTCACGGATTCTGCTGCTCATAGCCCTCCTGTTGCCTGCGACGGGCCTTCGGGCGCAGCAAGGGCCCGATGCGGAACAGCGTGCCCGCGCCTATGCCCGGAGCATCGGCGGCCAGGTCGTGCTGACCAACAGTGGCTTCGGGCTGGGGGCCAGCCTGCGCATGGCCGTGCGCAGCGACCTCTCGTTTACGGCCGAGACCGGCATCGGGGCCGGCAAGGATGCGCGTGAAGTAGCCTTCTTCGACCGCTTCGGGCGCCGCGACGTGCTCAACAAGGCCAACCACTTCCTGATGGTGCCGCTGCACGTGGGGATGGAGCGTCGCCTGTTCTCGGACCGCATCGAAGACGACTTCCGTCCCTTTGTGCTGATTACCGCCGGTCCCACCCTAGGCTGGGAATCACCCTACTTCAAGGACGACAACGAAAACGGCATCCTGGATCCGGGGGAACGCACGTACGATGCGCTCTCTGCCATGCCCCGCGGTCATCTCCTTCCGGGTTTCGGGGGCACCGTAGCGATAGGAGCGCACTTTGGGCGCAGCAACCTGAGCCAGGGAGTCCGGATTGGCTACTCCTTTGCGCATTTCGGGCGGGGCGTGCAGCTCCTGGAACGGGGGATCAAAGATCCGCAGCACTTCTTCGGTACGCCGCAGATAATCGTCTACTTCGCACGACTATTCTGAGCGCGCCCGGGCAGGCTCAGACGTTGAATCGGAAGAGCAGGATGTCTCCGTCCTCAACGGTGTATTCCTTGCCCTCAGACCGCATCGCCCCTGCCGAACGAGCCGCGCTCTCGCCGCCCAGATCGACAAAGTCGCGATACTTGATGGTCTCCGCCCGAATGAAGCCGCGCTCGAAGTCCGTATGGATGGTTCCGGCTGCTTGTGGAGCCTTGGTGCCCCGCGTGATGGTCCAGGCGCGGGCTTCCTTGGGGCCCGCTGTAAAGAACGTCTCCAACTCCAGCAGCACGTAGGCTTCCTGGATGAGTCGTTCGAGCCCGGACCCTTCCAGGCCGAGGTCCTCCAGAAAGACCACACGCTCGTCGGGGTCCAGATCGGCGAGCTGTGCCTCCAGTTCGGCCGACACCACCACGACCCGGGCTCCCTCTTTCGCGGCGATTTCCCGCACCCGCTCCACGTGCTCGTTGCCATCTGGCAGGTCGCCTTCGCCGACGTTCGCGGCGTACAGGACCGGCTTGACTGACAGCAGGAAGAGCGAATTCAGCCAGACCTGTTCGTCATCGCGGATCTGGAACGCGCGCACGGGCTGCCCGTCCGCCACATGGTCCCTGAGTCGCTCGTAGAACGCTTTTTCAGCCTGCAGCTTCTTGTCGCCTCCCTTTGCGGCCTTCGCTGTGCGGTCGATGCGCTTTTCAATCGAGTCCAGGTCCTTCAGGAGCAGCTCGGTCTCAATCACCTCGATGTCGGAGGCGGGATCCACCTTGCCGGAGACATGCACGACGTTGTCGTCCGTAAAGCACCGCACCACATGCACGATGGCGTCGACTTCGCGAATGTGGCTCAGGAACTGGTTTCCCAGTCCCTCCCCCTTGGAGGCACCGGCAACCAAACCGGCAATGTCCACGAATTCGATGGCCGTGGGAACGACCTTGGTGGACTGCGCTATGCGGGCGATGTTGTCGAGACGCTCGTCCGGCACCGGCACAATGCCCACGTTCGGATCGATGGTGCAGAACGGGTAGTTCGCACTTTCGGCTCCAGCCCCCGAAAGGGCGTTGAACAACGTGGATTTGCCCACGTTGGGAAGGCCTACAATTCCACAGCGAAGCGGCATGTGCTCTCAGTCAGGGGCCCCACGGACCCGCGGTTTCAAAAGGCGGCCCCAATATCCCGGGCTGAAGGGATTGTTTCTATGTGCTTTGCTGCTTCCCACGGGTTTCGCAGAGGCGCAGACGGGAGAGGGTGAATATCTGGTCGTTGGTCCCGGCACGCTTCCTGGAGCCGCCCTTGTGGTGCACGCCTCGGCCGTCGGACGATTCCTGATTCGAGAAGTTTGGATCTCGGGCAGCTATCGCAGCTCGGCCGAGGGAAGCGTGCGCGCCATCGCTACCGTCGGGGGAGCCCTGCGCATAATGGGCGCACGCCGAACCGTGCTTCAGCTGGCGGAAAGCCCGTGGAATCTGGACGCCGGACTGCGCCTGGGGCCTTCCATTCTCTTTCGGTTTGAGGAATCCCGGATCGATCGGAACAAGCGGTTCACACTGCTGGCCGATCCTTTTGTGCGGGCGGGTTATGGCCGCTTTTCGCTAGAGCTGGCCGTGCACTCACCGTCCGTGCGCGCCGGCTTCTGGATACCGATCTAGAACCTGTCGGAGCAGGGCACGCTGATGTACTCGCGTTCCGGCAAGCGAACCGCGCTCAGTCGACCGTAGTCCACCCGGTGCCGAAATACACATCCTGTATCAATGTTGATCAGCTTGGCCCGGTCGATGACCTCCGGAACGGGCGTATGTCCACAGACCACTGTCTTTTCCCAGGCCAGATCCTCATCGGGACACGCGATGTGTGAGCGCTCCCACAGGTAGGTCATTTCATCCCCCATTGCGAGGTTGTCCGCCACACTGAGCCCGGGTCGCAGGCCCGCGTGCACAAAGAGGAACTCCGGCGTTTCCCGATACAGTCGTGTGCGACGGATAAAGGAGAGGTGGCTCTCGGGAATGGTGAGGTCTCCAACCTCCATCCCGTAGCTGGCGAGCGTTTGCCTTCCGCCATTGTGCAGGAAGACGTCTGCCTCTCCGTGATCCCAGTAGCCCAGAAATAGGGCTTCATGGTTGCCCCGCAGGAACGTACAGCTGTGATGTTGCTGCAGGTCCAACAGCTGGTCGATGACGCCGCGAGAATCCGGACCACGGTCGATGTAGTCGCCGATGAAGATGATGTCGTCGGAGGCCTGCAGGTCCAGCGTCCGGAGCAGATCTGCCAGCGAACGCGCGCACCCGTGAATATCACCGACGGCAACCAGCCCCATCGGTCAGTTCTCTTTCTGAACGGACATGCCGACCAGGCCGCGTCCGCTCTTTTTCACCCGACCCTCCGTCTTCAGGGATTCAAGCGCGGCATCGAGGATGCCGTTGACGAACTGCCCGCTCCGTGCCGTGCTGTACTTCTTGGCCACCTCAATGGCTTCGTTGATCGACACCTTCGGCGGGATGTCTTCAAACTGCAGCATCTCACAGAGCGCAATGCGAAGGACCAGCCTATCGATCAGAGCGATGCGGGACAGGTCCCAGTTCTGGGTGTGCTGTTCGATGATCGAATCCGCGTCGGACGTCATGTCCAGCGTGCGAAGAAACAGCTTCTCCGCGAATCGCAGCGTTGCGGCATCATCTGACAGCGGTTCCTGGAGCAACGTCTTGATGATATGGTCGGCGTCTCCGCCTCCAAGCTGAAATGCATACAGGGCCTGCATGACCCGTTCCCTGGATTCCCTTCTCGTGCTCATTCGCTGTCAAACAACAATCTGCGTAAGTACGCGCTCTTTTCGAGGATAACCGGCCATTTCCTCATCGTCAATCTTATAGCGTGCGAATAACGCGTGGCGTTACAGTGCAGCCGGCCTGGTCCTCTATAAGGTATGAGGCCGGGATCGCATCGACTGCTGCTGCCGCTTTGTGGTGTGTTGTTGGGCGCAGCAGATCCTCCATTTTGGCTGGTTATCGCTTGTTTTGGGGCGTTTCTCGTGCGTCCCTCCCCATTGATTCGGGCGATGCGGGGTGGCGCCCTGTTACTTGCTCTTGGTGCTGGCCATGGAGCGCTCCAATCCCACACCGAACTGCGGGATGGTCCGGTTGTCTGCGCAGGCAGGCTTGCCAATACCCGGCTGACGGGTCACTGCTTTCAGGGTACAACGTGGGTCGTGGCGCGCGTCGCGGTATTCCCGAGAGGCCACGCTGACGGCATCGCCCTCATCCGGGGTGACGTGAGGATTCCGAGGCCTCCGCGCGGGCCGGGCATGGTGGATCCCCGCGCTCTTGCGCGGTCCCGGAACTACCACGCGGTCGTCGAGGGAACAGCGGTGATCGTGGAACCGGCTTCCCCACCCCTTCTATTGCGGCGCCACGACCTGCTCTTTCAGGGACGCGATCCCACGGGTGTCGTAAGAGCGATGACCACCGGCGACAGAACGCGGATGCGAGAGGCTCTGCCGGAGCAGTTTCGCCAGGCGGGCCTCGCTCACGTCCTCGCCATTTCCGGTTTTCACGTGTCGGTGGTCGGTCTGGCTGTGTTTGGACTGGCGGCCGTGATTTTCTCTGCCTTGCAGATCCCCACGGCCACGCGACTGCAGCTTAGGGCGGGGGTTACGCTGGGCGCACTGGTTGCCTACGCCGCAGCCACAGGCGGATCGGCGGCCACTACCCGTGCGGCACTCATGGGTGGTCTCGTGCTATGGCAGGGAGCCCGTGGCCATGGCTCGGTTTCGGGTATACACACAGTGCTCCTGGCGGGACTTGTGCTGGGGGTGGTCTTGCCGGGTCTCGTCTGGACTCCCGCCTACCTGCTCTCTTTCTGTGCCGTGTACGGTCTGGTCAGGGACTGCGGATCGTCACGGAATCCGGTGGTAATGTCACTCGTGGCGGTACTGTTTACCGCGCCCGCATCGGCCGCTTTTTTCCAGCGCATCACACCCGTCAGTGTCGTTTCCAATTTGCTGGGAGGCCCGTTGGCCGGACTCGTGATGGTGGCGGCGGTAGCGGCGCATCTGACGGGTATCCAGTGGTTTGTCGTGGCCGCGGACGCCGCGGCGCAGTTGCTGGTGCTCGTTGCCGGCGTGTTTGCATCGATACCGGGGCTGCCGGTGCTCTCCGGCCGGGCGCTTTGGCTGGTCCCGGCACTGGTTCTGGGGAGCTTGCCCGGCACCGCTGCAGGACGTCGTGTCGTCACGATCTGCGCCATGGCGCTGGTTCTACTGATTCCGCAGGCACGCGGACCCCTGGAAATCTGGTTTCTTGATGTGGATCAGGGCGACGCCGCACTCGTGCGAACCCCACATGGAACGAGCCTGCTCATCGACACCGGACCTCCGTCGGCCCGCTACGTGGTAGCCTCCGCCATCGGTCACCTGGCTCCGGGTGGTCTGGACCATAGCTTCATCTCCCACCCCCACAGGGATCACGACGGCAACCGCCAACTGGCCGAGTCTCGGGTTCGACCGACTTCAATCGGCACGCTGCTCAAGCCGGACCCCGAGATCAGACTGTTGCCCCTGGCACCGGAACCGGGCCTCGTGGGAGGACCGAATCAGTTGTCTTCCGTGCTGCTTCTGGCGCACGGCCGGGTCCGGTTCCTCTTTACTGGAGATGCGGAGGGCGCCTCGGAGTCCATGATGACCAGGCGATGGGACTCTCTGCTTGCGGCGCAGGTGGTGAAGGTGCCTCACCACGGCTCCACCACCAGTAGCCACCGGTTTTTGGTGTCCCGCGCACGTGTCGGTGCCCCGGGATGGGCCGTCATTTCGGTGGGCAGATCTAACCGCTACGGCCTGCCGGATCCGCGCGTCGTCGATCGCTGGATGAAAGCAGGGTATCAGGTTCTGACTACCGCGGATTCCGGCTCTGTTTACTGTCGGAGTGACGGCGAACAGGTGCGCTGCGTTCCGTTCAGTCCAGGTAGAGATTGACCGGGCACTGCTTGACCAGGAACGAGGTCGTCGACCCGAACGCCACGGACCGGATTCGGGACTTGGAGTGGGCGCCTGCCACAACCACGTCCGCATCGAACTGGCTGATCTGCGCGGAGATCGTTCCCTCGACGTCGTCCGATTTCAGCGCTGCAACTTCGGGATTCAGACCGTGTGCTCGGATAAACTCAGAGGCCAGCTGAAGCATCAATTCCGCTTCGGCCTGTTTCTTCTCCCAGATGCAGATCAGCCGAATGGCGATGTCTGATCCGAACGGCTTGGATCGCACGAAGGTGCGCATGGCCCTCGCAGCCGCATTGCTGCCGTCGTAGGCGATCAGCACGTTCTTGACCTTTCGGTACTGTTCGCTCACAATAAGTGTCGGGCCGACGGTCTTTCGCACGACGCGCGCAAGCGTCTCAGTAGCCTCCTTCGGATGACTGTAGAAGAAGTGCGGGTCGTTGCCGACGACCAGAAGGTCATGGTATTTCATGTCCTCGACAATGCGTCTGAACGGCACGCCTTCCTGAAGCAGTTCGGTGTGCTCCACCCCCGCCTTGGACACCACGCTGCTGAACTCACGAATGAGCTCATGCGCACGATCTCGTGCTTCAGCGGTCAGCCGCCCCCTCAGTTTGTCCGCGTAATACATCGAACCTACCCCGCCTCCGCGGGAGCTGGATGCGATGCTTCCCATATCGACCACGGCCAGGCCGGTGATGGATGCCTGGTCCCGCTTGGCAATCTCGACGGCGTAGCGCGTAGCGGTCGGTGTGTCGGAATCGGGGTCGAGGGCGACGAGAATCTTCTTGATCATCTGAAGAGCGCGATTGTCAGTCGTATTGAAAGTAAAGCCTCAACAGGAGGCCTCCCAACGAGCTTTGCAGCCAACCCGGGAATCCACAGACTCTCTTACCTCTTCAGATAAAGATTTAGATCTAGTAGTAGATAGATATAGGTCTGTGGACGACTGTGGGAGGATTCTTTCCCAACATCCCTTGACGCCACTTCTGCACAATGCTTACTGGGCCCTGCTGGCCGGTGCGGGCGGTTCTGTACGGGTTATCCACGTGTCAAGCAGATGGGCCAACGTTTTTGCGCACAGCCAGTCTCGCGGTGCGTAGCGTCAGGATGCACTGTGTGAAGCGCGCAGGTTTTCCAACGGTATTCCACGACGATCGTCAAGCGAGGCGGTGAATGTGGGAGACCGCTGACTTTTCCACGAGTCGCCCACCGCTGATCACGGTTTCCCCAACAGTCTGAACATCTCCTTCTTGTAGGCTTCCACACCAGGTTGATCAAATGGATTGATGCGCAGCATGTATCCACTGACCGCCACCGCGTGCTGGAAGAAGTAAATCAACTCGCCGATGGATCCCGGCGTGATGTTTTCCAGCCACAGAGTCAGCACGGGGACACCTCCCTGCACGTGGGCTCTGGCGGTTCCTTCGTAGGCCTTACGGTTGATTTCCGTCAGCGATTTCCCTTCCAGGTAATTGAGGCCGTCGAGATTCGCGGAGTCGATATCGACTGTCATATCGCCTCCGTCGTCCTCTGCAATCAGGAACGTCTCAATGAGATTGCGCTTTCCGTCCTGCACGTACTGCCCCAGTGAATGCAGGTCTGTGGAATACTGGAGGGACACCGGGAGCAGTCCGTTGTGGCCCTTGCCCTCGCTCTCTCCGTAGAGCTGCTGCCACCAGCCCCCAATGGAGGAGAGACGCGGCTCGAAATGGGCAAGCACTTCGGTGGAATAACCATTCTCAAGCAACCGGCAACGCACGGCGGCATACTCGATAGCGCTGTTGTTGTCCAGCTGGGACAGACGTTCGGACTCCGCGACGGCTCCGTAGAACAGCGAACGAATGTCCACTCCGGCCACGGCAATCGGCAGCAGGCCGACTGGAGTCAGCACCGAGAATCGACCTCCCACGCGAGGCGGAATGACGTACTTCCGGTACGGGTGCGCTTTTCGCAGTTCATTCAGTGCTCCGCGTTCCGGGTCCGTGGTGACGATGATGCGGTCGTCGGCATCATCGAAGTGCAATTCCATCCACTCGCGCACGAACCGGAAGGCGATGGCGGGCTCGAGGGTTGTCCCACTCTTCGATATGACATTGACATACACACTCTTGCCTTCCAGATAGCCCAGCAGTTCGCGCAGGTATGCGCCGCTCATGTCTTTGCCGGCGAAAAGAACCTCGGGTCCGTCACCCGTTGGGAAATAGGGCGTCAGCGCCTCGATGACCGCCTTTGCGCCGAGATAGGATCCGCCGATTCCGATCGAGAGAAACACGTCGGCGCGCTGTCGGATCTCGGCAGCCACATCCTGGAGATTGCCCAGAAGTGCATCGTCTGGCTCCACCATCAAGTCTCGCCAGCCCAGGTATTCGGAGCCTGCCCCGGAGCCGTCCATAAGGCGCGCGTGCGCGTCCCGGGCGCGTTCCAGTCCCTGCGCCAGTTCCGGGTCCGGCAGGAACGATTTGGCCTGGGTATAATCGAGTCTGATCATTCGTCATCGGGGCAGGGCCCCGCCTATGGAACTGTTTGTATCGGTGGATGAGGCCAGAACGGCCATCAGGCGGGGCCTTCCGGAGCCTCGCCAGGAAATAGTACCGCTTGAAGCGGCATACGGACGCATCCTGCTTCACGAAGTCATTTCGAAGGAAGCGATTCCACCGTTCCCGAACTCGGCTATGGACGGCTTTGCGGTCCGCAGTGCAGACCTCGCGGATAGCGGCGGCACGTTGAGATGCACCGGCGAAATCGCCGCGGGAGCCTGGCCGGCGAATGCAGTGCGGGAAGGCACCTGCGTGCGCATTATGACAGGGGCTCCCATGCCGGATGGTGCCGACGCCGTCGTGCCCGTGGAGTGGACGCGTGAGCAGGGGGACGCCGTCGTGGTCGATCGCGGGATTTCGCCAGGTCGGCATCTCCGGGCTGCCGGCGAGGACATGGCACCCGGCCAGGTGGTGCTCCGGGCGGGAGCCGACGTGGCGGCTGGTGCTGTGGCCGTGCTGGCTACCATTGGGCAGTCAGAGGTGGTGGTAGGCCGACGGCCCTCCGTGGCCGTGATAGCAACGGGCGATGAACTCGTGCCACATTCCGAAACTCCTGCGCGGGGTCAGATCCGGAATTCAAACGGACCGGCGCTCGCGGTCCGGGTGGAGGAGGCAGGGGGTAGGCTCGCGGGTCAGTGGGTTGCGCGCGACAACCGGCAATCCGTACGCGCCGTGCTCGCAGAAGCGAAAGGTGCGGACGTGCTCGTTTTCTCTGGTGGCGTGTCCATGGGCGAGTATGATCTGGTCCGCGCGGTGCTGGAGGAGAACGGCTTTGAGGCCGCGTTCTGGAAGGTGAAGCAACGTCCCGGCAAGCCGCTGGTCTTCGGCACCCTGGAGCGTCGGCCGGTTTTCGGGCTGCCCGGCAACCCGGTCTCCTCGTCGGTGTGTTTTGACCAGTACGTACGGCCGGCTCTTCGGTACATGCAGGGAGCCGCAAGACCCCATCGCCCGAGATATCCTGCTCAATTGACAGCGGACTTTCCCAAGCCGAGAGGACTGCACGTATTTGCCAGGGCGGTGGTCACCGGGGCAGAAGGCATGCTGCAGGCGAGCCCGACCGGCTCTCAGGGTTCCCACATCTCCACGAGTCTTGTGGGGGCGAACGCGCTGCTCCACCTTCCAGCCGAGTGGGAGGCCGCACCGGCAGGCGCCATGGCCGAAGTGGAGTTTCTGTAGACTGGCACGAACCTGTATCGAAGGGACCCGTTATGACAGGTATGATGTGTCCTTGTCGCAGGTGCCATGGCTGAACTCCGCTCAGGAACTCCCCGACATCAGCAAGTCAGCGATTGGCTGCGGGAGGAGATCGCATCGGGCCGTTGGTCGCGGGATGATCAACTTCCATCCGAGAGCCAGTTGGGCGAGCAGTTTTCGGTC
This window encodes:
- the rpmB gene encoding 50S ribosomal protein L28, which produces MARKDQLTGKGPVAGNHVSHAHNKAKRRFEVNLQKKRFYVPEEDRWVTLRVSAQTIKTINKKGISAVLADARKNGVNV
- a CDS encoding ABC transporter permease codes for the protein MDFRLLIARRYLLGRRSFSLITKITGISVAGVAVGVAALIVVLSVMNGFFTFVRDMLVSLDPHVRVVSAGERGFEARDSLLVAIEDVEGVVSASPYIEGKALLAYDSEDGFNKVVIVRGVDSDRDPTLGQAVASTGFGTNNLSRVEGRPGVVLGRRLGERLVLTPAGGDREASRVSLLSANALERTLTRVLGPPQIATFEVRGLYELEAVYDESFVFVDLAECQRMFRMGRRVHGVDVRLDDIEHAGRVQAALQESLDPDEFEVQTWYDLQESLYAVMRLEKWGAMAVLALIIVVAAFNIVGSLTMIVVEKRRDIGVLRAMGVSAADVRKIFLADGLLIGLFGGGIGLALGLGLSLLQQRYQFVPMMGADSFLIDSYPVSIELLDVAAISAMAIALCVLASVYPSTRAAKMEPARAVALDV
- the ychF gene encoding redox-regulated ATPase YchF, translating into MPLRCGIVGLPNVGKSTLFNALSGAGAESANYPFCTIDPNVGIVPVPDERLDNIARIAQSTKVVPTAIEFVDIAGLVAGASKGEGLGNQFLSHIREVDAIVHVVRCFTDDNVVHVSGKVDPASDIEVIETELLLKDLDSIEKRIDRTAKAAKGGDKKLQAEKAFYERLRDHVADGQPVRAFQIRDDEQVWLNSLFLLSVKPVLYAANVGEGDLPDGNEHVERVREIAAKEGARVVVVSAELEAQLADLDPDERVVFLEDLGLEGSGLERLIQEAYVLLELETFFTAGPKEARAWTITRGTKAPQAAGTIHTDFERGFIRAETIKYRDFVDLGGESAARSAGAMRSEGKEYTVEDGDILLFRFNV
- a CDS encoding serine/threonine protein phosphatase, with the translated sequence MGLVAVGDIHGCARSLADLLRTLDLQASDDIIFIGDYIDRGPDSRGVIDQLLDLQQHHSCTFLRGNHEALFLGYWDHGEADVFLHNGGRQTLASYGMEVGDLTIPESHLSFIRRTRLYRETPEFLFVHAGLRPGLSVADNLAMGDEMTYLWERSHIACPDEDLAWEKTVVCGHTPVPEVIDRAKLINIDTGCVFRHRVDYGRLSAVRLPEREYISVPCSDRF
- the nusB gene encoding transcription antitermination factor NusB codes for the protein MSTRRESRERVMQALYAFQLGGGDADHIIKTLLQEPLSDDAATLRFAEKLFLRTLDMTSDADSIIEQHTQNWDLSRIALIDRLVLRIALCEMLQFEDIPPKVSINEAIEVAKKYSTARSGQFVNGILDAALESLKTEGRVKKSGRGLVGMSVQKEN
- a CDS encoding ComEC/Rec2 family competence protein — protein: MVDPRALARSRNYHAVVEGTAVIVEPASPPLLLRRHDLLFQGRDPTGVVRAMTTGDRTRMREALPEQFRQAGLAHVLAISGFHVSVVGLAVFGLAAVIFSALQIPTATRLQLRAGVTLGALVAYAAATGGSAATTRAALMGGLVLWQGARGHGSVSGIHTVLLAGLVLGVVLPGLVWTPAYLLSFCAVYGLVRDCGSSRNPVVMSLVAVLFTAPASAAFFQRITPVSVVSNLLGGPLAGLVMVAAVAAHLTGIQWFVVAADAAAQLLVLVAGVFASIPGLPVLSGRALWLVPALVLGSLPGTAAGRRVVTICAMALVLLIPQARGPLEIWFLDVDQGDAALVRTPHGTSLLIDTGPPSARYVVASAIGHLAPGGLDHSFISHPHRDHDGNRQLAESRVRPTSIGTLLKPDPEIRLLPLAPEPGLVGGPNQLSSVLLLAHGRVRFLFTGDAEGASESMMTRRWDSLLAAQVVKVPHHGSTTSSHRFLVSRARVGAPGWAVISVGRSNRYGLPDPRVVDRWMKAGYQVLTTADSGSVYCRSDGEQVRCVPFSPGRD
- a CDS encoding universal stress protein, translating into MIKKILVALDPDSDTPTATRYAVEIAKRDQASITGLAVVDMGSIASSSRGGGVGSMYYADKLRGRLTAEARDRAHELIREFSSVVSKAGVEHTELLQEGVPFRRIVEDMKYHDLLVVGNDPHFFYSHPKEATETLARVVRKTVGPTLIVSEQYRKVKNVLIAYDGSNAAARAMRTFVRSKPFGSDIAIRLICIWEKKQAEAELMLQLASEFIRAHGLNPEVAALKSDDVEGTISAQISQFDADVVVAGAHSKSRIRSVAFGSTTSFLVKQCPVNLYLD
- a CDS encoding glucose-6-phosphate isomerase, translating into MIRLDYTQAKSFLPDPELAQGLERARDAHARLMDGSGAGSEYLGWRDLMVEPDDALLGNLQDVAAEIRQRADVFLSIGIGGSYLGAKAVIEALTPYFPTGDGPEVLFAGKDMSGAYLRELLGYLEGKSVYVNVISKSGTTLEPAIAFRFVREWMELHFDDADDRIIVTTDPERGALNELRKAHPYRKYVIPPRVGGRFSVLTPVGLLPIAVAGVDIRSLFYGAVAESERLSQLDNNSAIEYAAVRCRLLENGYSTEVLAHFEPRLSSIGGWWQQLYGESEGKGHNGLLPVSLQYSTDLHSLGQYVQDGKRNLIETFLIAEDDGGDMTVDIDSANLDGLNYLEGKSLTEINRKAYEGTARAHVQGGVPVLTLWLENITPGSIGELIYFFQHAVAVSGYMLRINPFDQPGVEAYKKEMFRLLGKP
- a CDS encoding molybdopterin molybdotransferase MoeA; translation: MELFVSVDEARTAIRRGLPEPRQEIVPLEAAYGRILLHEVISKEAIPPFPNSAMDGFAVRSADLADSGGTLRCTGEIAAGAWPANAVREGTCVRIMTGAPMPDGADAVVPVEWTREQGDAVVVDRGISPGRHLRAAGEDMAPGQVVLRAGADVAAGAVAVLATIGQSEVVVGRRPSVAVIATGDELVPHSETPARGQIRNSNGPALAVRVEEAGGRLAGQWVARDNRQSVRAVLAEAKGADVLVFSGGVSMGEYDLVRAVLEENGFEAAFWKVKQRPGKPLVFGTLERRPVFGLPGNPVSSSVCFDQYVRPALRYMQGAARPHRPRYPAQLTADFPKPRGLHVFARAVVTGAEGMLQASPTGSQGSHISTSLVGANALLHLPAEWEAAPAGAMAEVEFL